The following coding sequences are from one Enterococcus sp. 4G2_DIV0659 window:
- a CDS encoding VOC family protein codes for MEEFKLSENVYIKTIAIRVKDVEKMVNFYKNVLGFVLKLEENNLSIFGSQEKNSRLLILEESETNDVQMEAQNQLIRFSLFIPTEEEFSSLLRRITTHHYPISNSEQKGRRRSVFLEDPEGNELEISYQYKGRCEQHDGSFDIQTLIKQSNVLYSNLSKDVRFDRMLLRVTDKKGHHYFYQKIIGITEGTNDELMMNNGLFSVYLEEFPEKSTEQVQKRELQGVDFLFSP; via the coding sequence ATGGAAGAGTTTAAATTATCAGAAAATGTATATATAAAAACGATTGCGATTCGTGTGAAAGATGTAGAAAAAATGGTCAACTTTTACAAGAATGTGTTGGGTTTTGTTTTAAAACTAGAAGAAAATAATTTGTCGATTTTTGGCTCACAGGAAAAAAATAGTCGTTTATTGATACTTGAAGAGTCAGAAACGAATGATGTACAAATGGAAGCCCAGAATCAGCTTATTCGTTTTTCTTTGTTCATTCCAACAGAAGAAGAATTTAGTAGCCTTTTAAGAAGGATAACAACACATCATTACCCTATCAGTAACTCTGAGCAAAAAGGAAGGCGTAGGAGTGTTTTTTTAGAAGATCCTGAAGGGAATGAGTTAGAGATTAGTTACCAATATAAAGGCAGATGTGAACAACACGACGGTTCATTTGATATACAAACACTGATCAAACAAAGCAACGTGTTATACTCAAACCTGTCGAAGGATGTTCGTTTTGATCGAATGTTGTTACGGGTGACAGACAAAAAAGGACATCACTATTTTTATCAAAAAATAATAGGGATAACTGAAGGAACAAACGATGAATTAATGATGAATAATGGTTTATTTTCAGTTTATTTAGAAGAGTTTCCTGAAAAGAGTACGGAACAAGTGCAAAAAAGAGAGTTACAAGGAGTCGATTTTTTGTTCTCACCCTAG